In a single window of the Phaeobacter sp. G2 genome:
- a CDS encoding ATP-binding protein produces MLKLSPDLKASVCAQNQLVREDMPSRFASITVISLLSLYYLPFQTVCFFYVAIALIELVGLYVYNKLRHKVTLAGVVIFSLSAFVGILLFNAIPILLFLEPDAFPKLAGAMLLVIALNHSVVARSEWMFFGLLTALPIICAVGYMIVSFLHSFASPVEIGIAVVILVLGAGYVAHSMRALNKMTDRLRQALSAAEAGSRAKSSFLAAMSHEIRTPLNAICGMAELIDEEDTDPKTKQERSLLLRQSAQALTGILNDVLDHAKVESGHIEINVTAASPQVEITSAVEMFRAPARAKGLQFSLNFSEDLPRYAEFDALRLRQVIGNLVSNAVKFTETGHIKVQVSSQQVDATCVLTVQVSDTGRGIAANQIPHLFAEFYRAVDKNAPTVPGTGLGLSIARRFARMMGGDISVRSVLKAGSCFSFTSQLKILEEPQSPPEFPNAKHVTDNPQALDHDLGVKSILLVDDTQSNRMVVRSFLKKSNVEIIEAEDGAKALKCLEQRPVDLVLLDMKMPIMDGEETLLEMARRGGRIAATPVIMLTANAATEDRQRFLALGALGYIAKPVKKSVLLSEIRSVSAVSHEAKTAL; encoded by the coding sequence ATGTTGAAATTATCACCAGACCTTAAGGCTTCGGTGTGCGCCCAAAACCAGCTGGTCCGCGAAGACATGCCGTCTCGGTTTGCTTCGATCACCGTCATTTCGCTCTTGTCGCTCTACTACCTTCCGTTTCAGACGGTTTGCTTTTTCTATGTCGCCATCGCCCTCATCGAACTTGTCGGATTGTATGTGTATAACAAGCTAAGGCACAAGGTGACTCTCGCCGGGGTTGTTATTTTTTCCCTCTCAGCCTTCGTTGGCATCTTGCTTTTCAATGCCATCCCGATCCTGCTTTTCCTGGAACCCGACGCCTTTCCCAAGCTCGCCGGGGCCATGCTATTGGTGATCGCGCTCAATCACAGCGTGGTGGCCCGCTCTGAGTGGATGTTCTTTGGCCTGCTGACCGCTTTGCCAATCATTTGCGCTGTCGGCTATATGATTGTCAGTTTTCTTCACTCCTTTGCCAGTCCGGTTGAGATTGGCATAGCCGTTGTCATTCTGGTGTTGGGGGCCGGCTATGTCGCCCATAGCATGCGAGCGCTTAACAAAATGACCGATCGTCTGCGCCAAGCCCTGAGCGCCGCTGAAGCCGGAAGCCGTGCCAAGAGCAGCTTTCTCGCCGCCATGAGCCATGAGATCCGCACTCCGCTGAACGCGATTTGCGGCATGGCAGAACTCATCGACGAAGAGGACACAGATCCAAAAACAAAACAGGAGCGCAGCCTGTTGCTGCGGCAATCCGCCCAGGCGCTTACTGGTATTTTGAACGATGTTCTTGACCATGCCAAAGTGGAATCCGGTCATATCGAAATCAATGTCACCGCTGCCTCGCCCCAGGTTGAAATCACCAGTGCGGTAGAGATGTTTCGGGCCCCTGCCCGGGCCAAGGGCCTGCAGTTCAGCCTGAATTTTAGCGAGGATCTGCCACGCTACGCTGAGTTTGATGCCTTGAGACTACGGCAAGTGATTGGGAACCTGGTGTCCAATGCAGTCAAATTTACCGAGACAGGGCATATCAAGGTTCAGGTGTCATCGCAGCAGGTTGATGCGACCTGCGTTCTGACCGTCCAGGTTTCGGATACCGGGCGTGGGATCGCCGCAAATCAGATCCCTCATCTTTTTGCTGAGTTTTATCGGGCCGTGGATAAAAACGCGCCAACGGTCCCGGGCACCGGCCTTGGGCTTTCGATTGCACGTCGGTTCGCCCGGATGATGGGGGGAGACATTTCAGTTCGTTCTGTTCTCAAGGCGGGAAGCTGTTTTTCTTTCACCAGTCAGCTCAAAATCCTGGAAGAGCCACAATCCCCGCCGGAGTTTCCCAACGCCAAACACGTCACAGACAACCCGCAAGCGCTTGACCACGATCTAGGCGTCAAATCCATATTGCTTGTCGATGACACCCAATCCAATCGCATGGTTGTGCGCTCCTTTCTGAAAAAGAGCAATGTCGAGATTATCGAGGCCGAAGATGGCGCCAAAGCATTGAAATGCCTCGAACAGCGCCCTGTGGACCTTGTTTTGCTGGACATGAAAATGCCAATCATGGATGGTGAAGAAACCTTGTTGGAAATGGCGCGGCGCGGCGGCCGAATTGCTGCAACGCCGGTGATCATGCTCACGGCCAATGCCGCAACCGAAGATCGCCAACGGTTCCTTGCGCTTGGGGCCTTGGGCTATATCGCCAAGCCCGTAAAGAAATCGGTCCTGTTGTCTGAGATCCGCAGCGTTTCAGCCGTCAGCCATGAGGCAAAAACCGCGCTTTAA
- the ureC gene encoding urease subunit alpha: protein MPTQISRADYAAMFGPTTGDKLRLADTDLIIEVERDMTAERASGSGNAPLYGEEVKFGGGKVIRDGMGQSQVTRAAGAVDTVITNALIIDHTGIYKADVGLKGGRIAKIGKAGNPDTQPGVDVIVGPGTEVIAGEGRILTAGGFDSHIHFICPQQIEDALHSGLTTMLGGGTGPAHGTLATTCTPGPWHIGRMLQSADAFPMNLAFAGKGNAALPAALEEQVLGGACALKLHEDWGSTPAAIDCCLSVADAWDVQVMIHTDTLNESGFVEHTVDAIKGRTIHAFHTEGAGGGHAPDIIKICGEEHVLPSSTNPTRPFTVNTLEEHLDMLMVCHHLDKSIPEDVAFAESRIRRETIAAEDILHDMGAFSIIASDSQAMGRVGEVLIRTWQTADKMKKQRGRLAEETGDNDNYRVRRYIAKYTINPAIAHGISHEIGSLEEGKRADLVLWNPAFFGVKPEMVLLGGSIVMAQMGDPNASIPTPQPVYSRPMFGAFGRAVENAAVTFVSAAAQDAGIGQNLGLAKQTVAVQNTRNIGKKDLLLNTATPVMEVNPETYEVRADGELLTCQPAEVLPMAQRYFMF, encoded by the coding sequence ATGCCCACCCAGATTTCCCGCGCCGATTACGCCGCCATGTTTGGCCCGACCACCGGCGACAAGCTGCGCCTTGCCGATACGGACCTGATCATCGAGGTCGAGCGCGACATGACCGCCGAGCGCGCCTCGGGCTCAGGAAATGCGCCGCTCTATGGCGAGGAGGTCAAATTTGGCGGCGGCAAGGTGATCCGCGATGGCATGGGGCAATCCCAGGTGACCCGCGCCGCTGGCGCGGTGGACACGGTGATCACCAATGCGCTGATCATCGACCACACCGGAATCTACAAGGCCGACGTGGGCCTAAAGGGCGGGCGCATTGCCAAGATCGGCAAGGCAGGCAACCCTGACACCCAGCCCGGAGTGGATGTGATCGTTGGTCCCGGCACCGAGGTGATCGCTGGCGAGGGGCGCATTTTGACCGCAGGGGGATTTGACAGCCATATCCATTTCATCTGCCCGCAACAGATCGAAGACGCGCTGCATTCCGGCCTCACCACCATGCTGGGCGGTGGCACCGGCCCGGCTCATGGCACCCTGGCCACCACCTGTACCCCCGGCCCCTGGCACATTGGCCGCATGTTGCAATCAGCCGATGCCTTTCCCATGAATCTGGCCTTTGCCGGCAAGGGCAACGCCGCGCTGCCCGCCGCCCTGGAAGAGCAGGTTCTGGGCGGCGCCTGCGCGCTGAAACTACATGAGGACTGGGGCTCGACCCCCGCCGCCATCGACTGCTGTCTGTCGGTGGCCGACGCCTGGGACGTGCAGGTGATGATCCATACAGATACCCTGAATGAAAGCGGCTTTGTCGAACATACCGTCGACGCCATCAAGGGCCGCACCATCCATGCCTTTCACACCGAAGGCGCAGGTGGCGGCCATGCGCCGGATATCATCAAGATCTGCGGCGAAGAGCATGTGCTGCCCTCCTCGACCAACCCGACGCGCCCTTTCACCGTGAACACGCTGGAGGAACATCTGGACATGCTGATGGTCTGCCACCATCTGGACAAATCCATCCCCGAAGACGTCGCATTTGCCGAAAGCCGCATCCGCCGCGAAACCATCGCCGCCGAAGACATCCTGCACGACATGGGCGCGTTCAGCATCATCGCCTCCGACAGCCAGGCCATGGGCCGGGTCGGTGAAGTGCTGATCCGCACCTGGCAAACCGCTGATAAGATGAAGAAACAGCGTGGCCGCCTGGCCGAGGAAACCGGCGACAACGACAATTACCGGGTGCGACGCTACATCGCCAAATACACCATCAACCCGGCCATTGCCCATGGGATATCCCATGAAATCGGCAGCCTGGAAGAGGGCAAACGCGCCGATCTGGTGCTGTGGAACCCAGCGTTTTTTGGCGTCAAACCCGAAATGGTGCTGCTGGGGGGCTCTATCGTGATGGCGCAGATGGGCGATCCCAATGCCTCGATCCCGACGCCACAGCCGGTCTATTCCCGGCCGATGTTTGGCGCCTTTGGCCGCGCCGTGGAAAACGCGGCTGTCACCTTTGTCTCGGCGGCCGCGCAGGACGCTGGCATCGGCCAGAACCTGGGGTTGGCGAAACAAACAGTGGCGGTGCAAAACACCCGCAACATCGGCAAGAAAGATCTGCTGCTGAACACTGCCACCCCGGTGATGGAGGTGAACCCCGAAACCTATGAGGTGCGCGCCGATGGGGAGCTGCTGACCTGCCAGCCCGCCGAAGTGCTGCCCATGGCACAACGCTATTTCATGTTCTGA
- a CDS encoding HupE/UreJ family protein, with translation MKRLLALTPALTLTAGPALAHLDPTEHGSFVAGMSHPVFGADHILAMVAVGLWAVMLADRSDDRRALAALPVAFVAAMAAGFLLAMAGVGLPFVEPVILASVLVLGGLCALALRLPLTGAVGVTALFGMFHGHAHGAELGSAEALPYLAGFAIATALLHAVGVLGGLGLAQRAPLATRLLGGLVAAAGTTLMIAG, from the coding sequence ATGAAACGACTGCTTGCTCTCACCCCAGCCCTCACCCTCACCGCTGGTCCTGCATTGGCCCATCTAGATCCGACCGAGCATGGCTCATTTGTTGCGGGCATGAGCCACCCGGTGTTTGGCGCAGACCATATCCTGGCCATGGTCGCCGTTGGACTGTGGGCGGTGATGCTGGCCGACAGGTCAGATGACCGTCGCGCCTTGGCAGCGCTGCCGGTCGCCTTTGTCGCTGCGATGGCTGCGGGCTTTCTGCTGGCAATGGCGGGTGTTGGCCTGCCTTTCGTGGAGCCGGTGATCCTCGCCTCTGTGTTGGTCCTTGGCGGTCTCTGCGCACTGGCCCTGCGCCTGCCGCTGACAGGCGCTGTTGGCGTGACCGCGCTTTTTGGCATGTTTCACGGTCACGCCCATGGGGCCGAACTGGGAAGCGCTGAGGCGCTGCCCTATCTGGCGGGTTTCGCCATCGCAACCGCGCTGCTGCATGCTGTGGGTGTTCTGGGCGGGCTTGGCCTCGCACAGCGGGCACCGCTGGCCACCCGCCTTCTGGGCGGATTGGTCGCCGCAGCAGGCACCACACTGATGATTGCAGGCTGA
- a CDS encoding autoinducer synthase, translated as MQSTEITFDNLGETGTLFTALLRARYHHFIETRGWKLPNTRGLEFDQYDTPESIYCTIHDGLTVYGGLRVTPTTAHNINASYMLRDAQLGLLPDMPTNLLDEPAPQDPGTWEVSRVFVTDTLSSRDRMRVRSEIGLALARLAETWKFDSYICLTSVAAGLLMRRTGLTISPAGPRLEVGGETCQAYHLKVDAKNVRSHAA; from the coding sequence ATGCAATCGACAGAGATCACCTTTGATAACTTGGGTGAAACCGGTACATTATTCACGGCGCTTCTGCGCGCACGGTATCATCACTTCATCGAAACGCGCGGTTGGAAACTCCCCAATACGCGCGGGCTCGAATTTGACCAGTATGACACCCCGGAAAGCATCTATTGTACAATACATGATGGGCTGACCGTTTATGGCGGCCTGCGGGTGACGCCCACTACCGCCCATAACATCAACGCCAGCTACATGCTGCGCGATGCGCAGCTTGGCCTGTTACCGGATATGCCGACGAACCTTCTTGACGAGCCTGCACCACAGGATCCCGGCACATGGGAGGTCAGCAGAGTTTTTGTGACCGACACCCTGAGCAGCCGGGACCGAATGCGGGTGAGAAGTGAAATCGGCTTGGCTCTCGCCCGTTTGGCAGAGACCTGGAAGTTTGACTCCTATATCTGCCTGACCTCTGTCGCTGCAGGCTTGCTCATGCGCCGCACGGGTCTCACAATTTCGCCGGCAGGCCCGCGTCTCGAAGTCGGTGGCGAAACCTGCCAAGCCTATCACCTGAAGGTGGACGCCAAGAACGTGCGTAGCCACGCGGCCTGA
- a CDS encoding urease accessory protein UreD has protein sequence MTADISQQAARPVPPARPSQPRAQGAVDLTVKQTSRGSVLRGLRQSGSFRCLFPRIKTTSLEAVLINTAGGITGGDDMRITAGVGAGAALTLTTQTAERAYRAQPGEVGQLQTKLNVAAGGHVSWLPQETILFQSCALSRRLDVDLAADATALLVEPLVFGRLAMGETVTQGRFHDRILLRRNGTELYRDAIRFDGDMQAQLDRPHVAAGARALVSVIYVAPDARGQLAPLRAMLPPQAGASVIGDDLLLLRILAADAYELRRSLIPILNRLTQGTLPRCWMI, from the coding sequence CTGACCGCCGACATATCGCAGCAAGCCGCCCGGCCTGTGCCCCCTGCCCGCCCCAGCCAACCACGGGCGCAGGGCGCTGTTGACCTTACGGTCAAGCAGACGTCGCGGGGGTCGGTGCTGCGGGGGCTGCGGCAGTCTGGCTCGTTCAGGTGCTTGTTTCCACGAATAAAAACCACAAGCCTCGAGGCGGTGCTGATCAATACGGCCGGTGGCATCACCGGCGGCGATGACATGCGGATCACTGCCGGTGTCGGGGCCGGTGCTGCCTTGACCCTGACCACCCAGACGGCTGAACGCGCCTATCGCGCCCAGCCCGGTGAAGTGGGGCAGCTGCAAACCAAACTGAACGTCGCCGCAGGGGGCCATGTGAGCTGGCTGCCGCAGGAAACCATTCTGTTCCAAAGCTGCGCCCTGTCGCGTCGGCTCGATGTGGATCTCGCCGCCGATGCCACCGCCCTGCTGGTGGAGCCGCTGGTCTTTGGCCGCCTGGCCATGGGAGAAACGGTGACACAGGGGCGCTTTCATGACCGGATTTTGCTGCGCCGTAATGGCACCGAGCTCTACCGCGACGCCATTCGCTTTGACGGTGACATGCAGGCACAGCTGGACCGCCCGCATGTGGCCGCCGGGGCCCGGGCGCTGGTCTCGGTGATCTATGTGGCGCCGGATGCCCGCGGCCAGCTGGCCCCCTTGCGGGCCATGTTGCCGCCCCAGGCCGGGGCCTCGGTGATTGGGGATGACCTGTTGCTGCTGCGCATTCTCGCCGCTGACGCCTATGAGCTGCGCCGCAGCCTGATCCCGATCCTGAACCGCCTGACACAGGGCACCCTTCCCCGATGCTGGATGATCTGA
- the ureG gene encoding urease accessory protein UreG, producing MTSPNGPLRIGIGGPVGAGKTTLTAALAETLRDKLSIGVITNDIYTQEDAEALVRMQVLPSDRIIGVETGGCPHTAIREDASINLAAVAEMVDRHPEVEVVLIESGGDNLSATFSPELADLTIYVIDVAAGEEIPRKGGPAVTRSDILVINKTDLAPHVGASLEVMERDAARMRQGLPTYFTNLKARVGVDEVWQEIRNIGGLPSAA from the coding sequence ATGACGAGCCCCAATGGCCCTCTTCGTATTGGCATCGGCGGACCGGTTGGCGCCGGCAAGACCACGCTGACCGCAGCCCTGGCCGAAACCCTGCGGGACAAGCTTTCCATTGGTGTGATCACCAATGATATCTACACGCAGGAAGACGCCGAGGCGCTGGTGCGCATGCAGGTGCTGCCCTCGGACCGGATCATCGGGGTGGAAACCGGCGGCTGTCCGCACACCGCGATCCGCGAAGATGCCTCGATCAATCTGGCGGCGGTGGCTGAAATGGTCGACCGCCACCCGGAGGTCGAGGTCGTGCTGATCGAAAGCGGCGGTGATAACCTGTCGGCCACCTTCAGCCCCGAGCTGGCGGATCTGACCATCTATGTGATCGACGTGGCCGCGGGCGAAGAAATCCCCCGCAAGGGCGGCCCGGCGGTGACCCGTTCGGACATTCTGGTGATCAACAAGACCGATCTGGCCCCCCATGTGGGCGCCAGCCTGGAGGTGATGGAGCGCGACGCTGCGCGCATGCGCCAGGGGTTGCCGACCTATTTCACCAACCTGAAGGCCCGCGTCGGTGTCGATGAGGTCTGGCAAGAGATCCGCAACATTGGCGGCCTGCCCTCGGCGGCGTAG
- a CDS encoding urease subunit beta: MIPGEIIPAAGDLTLNADREAVSLMVANTGDRPVQVGSHYHFAEANPALEFDRETAHGHRLDIAAGTAVRFEPGQRREVQLVPFSGARRVFGFNQKIMGAL; the protein is encoded by the coding sequence ATGATCCCCGGAGAAATCATCCCCGCCGCAGGCGATCTGACCCTGAATGCAGACCGTGAGGCGGTATCGCTGATGGTGGCGAACACCGGCGACCGCCCGGTGCAGGTTGGCTCGCACTACCATTTTGCCGAAGCCAACCCGGCGCTGGAGTTCGACCGCGAGACCGCCCATGGCCATCGCCTGGACATTGCTGCGGGCACCGCCGTGCGGTTTGAACCCGGCCAGCGCCGCGAGGTGCAGCTGGTGCCCTTTTCCGGTGCCCGGCGGGTCTTTGGCTTCAACCAAAAGATCATGGGCGCGCTCTGA
- a CDS encoding urease subunit gamma, whose protein sequence is MNLTPREKDKLLIAMAAEVARRRLARGVKLNHPEAIALITDAVVEGARDGRSVADMMEAGAEVISRDQCMEGIAEMIHDVQVEATFPDGTKLVTVHNPIR, encoded by the coding sequence ATGAACCTGACCCCCCGAGAAAAAGACAAACTGCTGATCGCCATGGCCGCAGAGGTGGCCCGCCGCCGCCTGGCGCGCGGCGTCAAACTGAACCATCCCGAGGCCATCGCCCTGATCACCGATGCGGTGGTCGAGGGCGCCCGTGACGGCCGTTCCGTCGCTGACATGATGGAGGCCGGCGCCGAGGTCATCAGCCGCGACCAATGCATGGAGGGCATCGCCGAGATGATCCATGACGTGCAGGTCGAAGCCACCTTTCCCGACGGCACCAAGCTGGTGACCGTTCACAACCCCATTCGCTAA
- a CDS encoding glutathione S-transferase: MFTVHHLNNSRSQRVLWLLEELGLPYEIEHYQRDSVTNLAPPALLAKHPLGKSPMLEVDGRIITESGAIVDYLCAGFGPQLVPDRDTDAYISHLELMHFAEGSAMTPILLQLYVGKLGEAGAPLAPRITQQLESHFVYMESLLRPSGHFVQDELSAADIMLSFPAEIAIAQGQGKNLPKLAGFVASMQARPAYQRALEKGGAYAFA, from the coding sequence ATGTTTACCGTACATCATCTCAACAACTCACGTTCGCAGCGGGTTCTTTGGCTGCTGGAGGAACTGGGGCTGCCCTATGAGATTGAACACTATCAGCGCGATAGCGTGACCAATCTGGCGCCCCCTGCCCTGCTCGCCAAACACCCCTTGGGGAAATCCCCCATGCTGGAGGTAGACGGGCGGATCATCACCGAAAGCGGCGCAATTGTTGACTATCTCTGCGCCGGCTTTGGGCCGCAACTGGTGCCCGACCGCGACACCGACGCCTATATCAGCCATCTGGAGCTGATGCATTTTGCCGAAGGCTCTGCGATGACGCCCATCCTGTTGCAGCTTTATGTGGGCAAACTGGGCGAAGCAGGCGCGCCGCTGGCACCGCGTATCACCCAACAACTGGAAAGCCACTTTGTTTATATGGAGAGCCTGCTGCGTCCCTCGGGGCATTTTGTTCAGGATGAGCTGTCCGCCGCAGATATCATGCTGAGCTTTCCCGCCGAAATCGCCATCGCCCAGGGCCAGGGGAAAAACCTGCCAAAACTTGCGGGCTTTGTGGCCAGTATGCAGGCGCGGCCGGCCTATCAGCGGGCGCTTGAAAAAGGCGGCGCCTACGCCTTTGCCTAG
- the urtA gene encoding urea ABC transporter substrate-binding protein, whose protein sequence is MINLKTTLAATAAVAALSTPALAADCTYKVGVLHSLSGTMAISETTLKDTMLMLIDQQNAAGGVMGCELEAVVVDPASDWPLFAEKARELLTVHDVDVIFGNWTSVSRKSVLPVIEELNGLLFYPVQYEGEESSKNVFYTGAAPNQQAIPATDYFLEELGVEKFALLGTDYVYPRTTNNILESYLQSKGIASEDIFVNYTPFGHSDWSKIVADVVALAADGKKVGVISTINGDANIGFYKELAAAGISADDIPVVAFSVGEEELSGLDTSNLVGHLAAWNYFQSAESEANTAFIDSWKTTMGDERVTNDPMEAHYIGFNMWVNAVEAAKTADVDAVRTAMYGQEFPNLTGGTAVMLPNHHLAKPVLIGEIQEDGQFDIISQTTEVPGDAWTDFLPDSAVLMSDWKDIGCGMYNTETKTCVQLNSNY, encoded by the coding sequence ATGATCAATCTAAAAACCACTTTGGCAGCCACAGCTGCTGTCGCCGCCCTCAGCACGCCAGCTCTGGCAGCGGATTGCACGTATAAAGTGGGCGTGCTGCATTCTCTGTCCGGAACCATGGCGATTTCCGAGACCACGCTGAAAGACACCATGTTGATGCTGATTGACCAGCAGAACGCTGCCGGCGGTGTCATGGGCTGTGAGCTGGAAGCCGTTGTTGTCGATCCGGCCTCCGACTGGCCGCTGTTTGCCGAAAAGGCGCGCGAGTTGCTGACGGTGCATGATGTGGATGTGATCTTTGGCAACTGGACCAGCGTCAGCCGCAAATCGGTTCTGCCGGTGATCGAAGAGCTGAACGGATTGCTGTTCTACCCGGTGCAGTATGAGGGCGAAGAAAGCTCCAAGAACGTGTTCTACACTGGTGCGGCGCCCAACCAGCAGGCGATCCCGGCGACGGATTACTTCCTCGAAGAGCTGGGTGTTGAAAAATTTGCCCTGCTGGGGACCGACTATGTCTACCCCCGCACCACCAACAACATTCTGGAAAGCTATCTGCAGTCCAAGGGCATCGCCAGCGAAGATATCTTTGTGAACTACACCCCCTTTGGTCACTCTGACTGGTCCAAGATCGTTGCAGATGTTGTGGCGCTGGCCGCAGACGGCAAAAAGGTTGGGGTGATTTCCACCATCAATGGCGACGCCAACATCGGTTTCTACAAAGAACTGGCCGCTGCCGGTATTTCGGCGGATGACATCCCCGTGGTTGCCTTCTCGGTTGGCGAAGAAGAGCTGTCGGGTCTGGATACCTCGAACCTGGTAGGCCACCTGGCGGCCTGGAACTACTTCCAGTCGGCTGAAAGCGAGGCCAACACCGCCTTTATCGACTCCTGGAAAACCACCATGGGCGACGAGCGCGTCACCAATGACCCGATGGAAGCCCATTACATTGGCTTCAACATGTGGGTGAATGCGGTGGAAGCGGCAAAAACCGCCGATGTGGATGCGGTGCGGACGGCCATGTATGGGCAGGAATTCCCCAACCTGACCGGCGGCACTGCTGTGATGTTGCCCAACCACCACCTGGCCAAGCCAGTGCTGATTGGTGAAATCCAGGAAGACGGCCAGTTTGACATCATCAGCCAGACCACCGAAGTCCCCGGCGATGCCTGGACCGACTTCCTGCCTGACAGTGCGGTTTTGATGTCTGATTGGAAAGACATCGGTTGCGGCATGTATAACACCGAAACCAAAACCTGCGTTCAGCTGAACTCGAACTACTGA
- a CDS encoding urease accessory protein UreF yields the protein MVTATSAQILTLSQWLSPAYPVGAFAYSHGLEAAVDQGWLRDGSDLETWLQEVLEHGAGRSDALFLAAAWRANAAADLVAELAAIDATACAFAASQERLLETRQQGRSFGLVTEAIWGAQLAGLTYPVALGAAAAAERLPLELTQVMYLQGFLSNLVAAGQRLLPVGQTQGQQILQRLSCRLPTIADQTRDGDLSQLSATAFLADIAAMKHETQRSRIFRT from the coding sequence ATGGTCACAGCCACTAGCGCCCAGATCCTCACCCTCAGCCAATGGCTGTCACCGGCCTATCCGGTAGGCGCCTTTGCCTACAGTCACGGCTTGGAAGCGGCTGTGGACCAGGGCTGGCTCCGCGATGGCAGCGATCTGGAGACCTGGCTACAAGAGGTGCTGGAGCATGGTGCCGGGCGTTCGGATGCGCTGTTTCTGGCCGCCGCCTGGCGCGCGAATGCGGCCGCTGATCTGGTCGCTGAACTGGCCGCGATCGACGCCACCGCCTGTGCCTTTGCAGCGTCACAGGAACGGCTGTTGGAAACCCGCCAGCAAGGCCGCAGTTTTGGCCTTGTGACCGAGGCGATCTGGGGTGCGCAGCTTGCCGGGCTCACCTATCCGGTGGCACTGGGGGCGGCGGCGGCGGCTGAGCGCCTGCCGCTGGAGCTGACCCAGGTGATGTATCTGCAGGGGTTCTTGTCCAATCTGGTCGCGGCGGGCCAGCGGCTGCTGCCGGTGGGCCAGACCCAGGGGCAGCAGATCCTGCAGCGACTCAGCTGCCGCCTGCCCACCATTGCGGACCAGACCCGCGATGGCGATCTGAGCCAGCTGTCAGCCACCGCCTTTCTGGCCGATATCGCCGCGATGAAACACGAAACTCAACGATCAAGGATATTTCGCACATGA
- a CDS encoding urease accessory protein UreE: MDLPTAREVIHSHHGDDQVTLTYDARFLRRKVLTATSGAQFLVDLAQTSSVGGGDAFKLSDGRLIEVIPATETLLEVTGDLPRLAWHIGNRHTPCQVEDNRLLIQMDHVLRDMLEKLGADLREVEAPFTPEGGAYGHGRTHGHSH, encoded by the coding sequence ATGGACCTGCCAACCGCCCGCGAAGTGATCCACAGCCACCATGGCGACGACCAGGTGACGCTCACCTATGATGCACGGTTTTTGCGCCGCAAGGTTTTGACCGCCACCTCTGGGGCGCAGTTCCTGGTGGATCTGGCGCAGACGTCCTCTGTGGGTGGCGGGGATGCGTTCAAGCTCTCTGACGGGCGGCTGATTGAGGTCATCCCCGCCACTGAAACCCTGCTGGAAGTCACCGGCGATCTGCCCCGGCTTGCCTGGCATATCGGCAACCGCCATACCCCCTGCCAGGTCGAAGACAACAGGCTGCTGATCCAGATGGACCATGTGCTGCGCGATATGCTGGAAAAACTGGGCGCTGATCTGCGCGAGGTCGAGGCACCCTTTACCCCCGAAGGCGGGGCCTATGGCCACGGACGCACCCATGGTCACAGCCACTAG